AGAAATACGCATCATTTTTGCAACCAACAGTCTATTCAAATTCTCAAAAAAGATGGTTGGGCTAAGGAAGCTTTGTTATTCCAAACTTATCTAAATGCCCTCAATGCTGGCTCAACCTGGTGTGATCGGGGATTTAAAAATATCAGTCATTATTATGACCACTCAGCGAAAACCGGGTTATGGCATGGGCCGGATGCGCCCAGCGAATGCGATTATTATTTTAAGTGCGCCGTGGAGCAATGGCGGCGGGGCAAGCAAGAAAAAGCCCTTTTTTATCTGGGGGCAGCCAGCCATATTATGCAAGATCTTTGCGTACCACACCATGCAGCCGGTTTAATTTTCAAAGGTCATAAGTACTTTGAGGACTGGGCACGCAATAATTTCCATGATTTCACCACCGACTGTAACGGACTCTATAATCTATCTCGTGAACCTGGTGATTGGGTTAAGAAAAATGCCAGCTTTTCTTTCACCTATTTGCCCCAAGTAACTGAGGAGCATGAACCGTCCGTGGAGCAGGCTGCACGCTCCCTCTTAAAGCGTGCCCAACGGTCCACGGCGGGTTTTTTGCTTTTTTTCCTGCAAGTGG
This region of Desulforamulus ferrireducens genomic DNA includes:
- a CDS encoding zinc dependent phospholipase C family protein produces the protein MTLTQATWNCAKVMLSLTLPLQQILKPSEERNTHHFCNQQSIQILKKDGWAKEALLFQTYLNALNAGSTWCDRGFKNISHYYDHSAKTGLWHGPDAPSECDYYFKCAVEQWRRGKQEKALFYLGAASHIMQDLCVPHHAAGLIFKGHKYFEDWARNNFHDFTTDCNGLYNLSREPGDWVKKNASFSFTYLPQVTEEHEPSVEQAARSLLKRAQRSTAGFLLFFLQVVTK